One Hevea brasiliensis isolate MT/VB/25A 57/8 chromosome 6, ASM3005281v1, whole genome shotgun sequence genomic window, aaatgcttgtcaccttgtaaaagtgctagtatatgtgcttttcaccattgtcattcaaaatgaaagaaatccacccaaagtattaaaagaaatgagtttgggggtggcaattttagggacaatcatcaaaagaaaatgcaagatacaagtttaaagtatcaaagtgtccctccatttttatgtgttttgtaaaatatgctagcacttgacaatcctcattgtgtatttctctcccccatataaatatatataaaaaaaaatatataaaaaatatatatatatatatataataaaataagaagtgtaccttatgtttcaaaattgaaaatattctcatgctttgaaccctttttatccatttttcttcttagcctcattttgaaccccatagccccattacatccctaaaaagacctttgatctcttgatagtacttgctacattagtggagataggagtagggaatttgcctatgggattggaaaattatccattcattcatttaatttcatcattctatatagagacactttagtTATTGatggtcctagaattccttttgagcatgactctctcttttgattggttggtttggggattttgaatgataattgacttgatggctaagcggtgaaagcttggaaaagcattaaattctttgcattttgaaggatgggtatatggattgctggtatggcagaaggtgtgttaagttactttaataggtaattttcatagctctttggataaggcacccctaaaaaattttgcatcacattttaaagtttgcttgaggacaagcaaaagtttgagtttgggggtatttgatgcatacattttgcataatcatttaggtttaatttcatagccattttatttgattattagtcacttttagctaatttcattagttatttagttagtttttcataattgtcaattttggattaatttgtaatttttactttgttttgtaggaaaaatggtatttttgatggactaaaaagaaattttgccattgaggagtgatctctacaaccaaagatgccaaaaacaagtttcaaagttgaaatatgcattggccaatttgtgcataacttgccgcataagccatgcagatttgcataaggagaaaaatcactgttccaatacctgccgaattgtgcataaggagagtgcatagcttatgcagattcacgcccccttatgcaatctcacggaattgtgcataacctatgcacctggtcatacagttttgcataagtgagccagaaaccagccgaaaactgcataagggactgcatgacttatgcagtcccacaaagatttcattaatgagctggcaaaagattccctcagaaaatccctcctaaaacacaccattttagggctccatgtcagaaaatgctataaatagcctcatttcccattttagaaaaggGAGGAgaagaaggaaaggaagaaaagggagaggagaggcagtagctgaagagtcacaatcacctcccacaccatttccaaccagatttggagatttctttcttttcttacatttttcctacatttctagtgtttagtttattgattcttagcttagattaaagctttatttccatataaactcagaatttcttgtaaatattatggatagtgagtagtttacttatattctggagtaagggttgtaatatttgagatattttgtggattttgattgggtaatccatattttgtggtcttaatgagttttattcatttcttgtgtacttaatgacatgcttagtgtaggatcccattaagtaatgttcttaatccatggttgaggcaccgaaaggagaaggccttgtgatagataatcaagaaattggacttaattaacttagatctagaaatagactaaggattaagaggattgacagattaattaaagaacctaatgggtcttaattaactctaactccatgaaagtaggattagattgattaaggcactctttgtctcactcgaaagggtattcaaaggatttaagaattaatctccttaaaacccgtaagttccacaagattggataaccaatttgaaatcccaaaatagcttgaatatgaaatcccgaactccggaatcgcctttttatcattgttaatttctaatcgaatttaattagttgccaatttaaatattgccatatttgaatttgcttatttcaatttgatgcaattttagtttaattaatacattgttagatagattattaattttgcacatatagatctcatactccaatacccatcaatttattgctttaatttcaaaattagttcaatttagtcaacttttatatcaaaaattcaatcattaacacaactcctcgtgggaacgatatcttttctatattacttgtacgacccgtgcacttgcggttgggccacatcaaggtTTTAATGGTTGCTCAGCAACAACATTCAAAGCAGCCTTCAGTGAACTACTAAGTTCTCTTTTTATGGACTCTTCCACTGCTCGCAACACATCCACACCTGATTTTGTAAGTGACTCTAACTCCTACTTCTTTAACCAACATTCATTGTTCACATGATATTGTGACTCTAACTGCTAAAAATGGGAACAATAGAGAAGAACCATTTCATGTAAAAGCATCAATAAAAATGGTAAAAAACCCAAGAAAGATTAATTAATACATGGATGTTTTGAGTTACAGCAACAGCTTAAAtttcactcttttttttttcacacACTAAATTTGTAGCTAGAAAactaatatatattgaattatttaattatacaATGAGTCTAAGAACATGGTCAAGTTATATACTAAACAATAGTATAGCTATAGCATGCGCAGTGAGTTAAAGAACAAATGAGCCAATACTAATATCTCCATGACAAATCTTAAAAGAATGAAAAATAACCAAGTTGCGACATTGTATTGGTTCATTTTTGGCAGTAGGATCAGCATTTTGCAGAGGAGATGAGGGTGTGAAGCAAAGCTTATATATATAGCACAGCAGAATGCTAAATGTTGCCATCGCAGAACACTAAACAGGTTCCAATTGAACTAAAATCTCATATTCAATAAAAGTGATATGctcaattttaaaaagaaaacaaaatcgtAACACACGGAACTCATAAAATATGAATTCTCTTTTGCTCTGGCTCGCTCGATCTTCATCGAAAAAATGAAAAAAGAGTAAGAACTGAGGAAAGACTATGAAACAAGATACCTGAAATTGAATACCAGACTCGAATTTTCGATACAAAGTAAattaaggaaagaaagagaacgcaagaaatttgattagaaatctaaaactaaaatcaaataaaaaaataaaaccaaattaCTTACCTATTGAGCGTTGAAACCAGAAGTAGGAAAATGAGAACAACAAATTACTGTTGAGAGCGCTGAAACCAAATTACTTATGGTGGTGGATTGTCACAAATGGAAAGAGGGAGCAACTCCTCATTGtcgagaaagaaagaaaagaggaaGTGCTGTTTTGAAAGAGAGGGGATAAAATGCGGCTGGCAACATTAGGGTTTTAAGTGTTAAAATCTAAACTTTCTGATAGATTTCTGATAGAACTATTGTCCGTCACAAATTTGGTTAATAACCCATCACTAATTAGTTTAATATTCGTCATTATTCCCTTAAATTGATACCCGTCATTAATCCATTGAAAGTTTGTCGCTAAAAGAAATTCTTTCCGATGGATTTATTTCCGTCGCAAATTCTGTCTCTGAAACAACAATTTTTTTGTGGTAATGAAGTAAAATTGtgcaaaattatttataaaatagattGGATTAATGATGAtagaataaatttatttatttgagagGTTAATTTTGAAAACAATTTGAAAACTTTCATTTTTTTCCAACTCATTGGTtacttctctaatttttttttttaatttttaaaatcttgaaGAGACTAGGACCCCTATTGGTTTTTCTTACATTAATTGGTCTATACTTCATATTTATTAATGGTGACATTTAACAAGTTAATACTAAATTGTTAAAATGAGataattatttttgttatataatttattattaactatTCGTATTTTTGGGTTGCAGACAAAGCATTCAGGAGATTTCTTGCCAAGGTTGTATGGTGCTAGACTCCATATGCAAATGCCTCAAAAATCAAGGATGTGATTCAAGTCGTTGCCATAGTAAAACTAAACATGAGGCTTTCTCTAACAtcctaattaattataattagcaGTAAAAAGTTTTCCAGGGATATATTATGTTTTTTATAACGAtcccttttttttaaaaaaaaaaaaaaagatattgtgCAATTTCTTACAATTTAACACTATTTTTGGAAACAAAATTGTGTCAGgattaaaaattaaagtaaaatgaGAGGGCAAAAAATGATTAAAGGACGTGAAATTCATTTTCTCCTGAGTTGTTTGGAATGAGTGAGAATTGgagggattgaaaattttcaaaataatacATTTTTAATGATAAAATTACATAAATAACCATTGTTATGTTTTATATATCACCAAAACTAAGGTCTTGTTTATTATAAATGAATTCcattaaattttgtaaaatttatttgtaaatttattatttaaatatttaaattaaataaaaatttatttagaatttttaaTAATAGGTTCTATGGATTGTgctataattaaactaaatttcaCAAGAATTGATAGCATTGATAGAATttgtaaatgaattcaaaatataaaataatatatattttaagtgaTAAAATTATCATATCTTATTAGATATTATTCTATTTTATCTTCTCTTTTTTATTTGCGTTTTCTCATTTTATCAATATGACAAACATACATCATTAAACAAACAGATATAAATACAGACACATACACATACACTAACACAAACAAACATGGATGTATACCAACACAGATatgaatacaaataatcatagatACAGATATAAACACAGACACAAACACAAATAGATATAGAGATAAATACAGACATACACAAATATATAGATAGACAAAAAAAATAAGCATAGATACAAACAAAAATAGACATAAATACATACACGTACACATATACAAATAGATAAACAGACGCAAATAAGCAAACATAAACATAGACAAGAACAAAGACAAACAAATACAAACACATGTATAGACAGAATTATAGATGCATATAGTTACAGACACAAACATGCACAGATATAGATAGACAAATTCAGATGCAGACATAAGTAAACACAAACGTATCCACGCCAAATTGGATATAGACAGAAACAAGCGcaaacataaacataaataaatagACAAAAAGACCAGGAGGGGCATAATTGCACTTGAATGACAAAGAGTGCATGAGAACAACCTATTCGACGAATTTTCTATGAGAATCAAAGTTTAATTAACAAACACAAAACGAATCTCACGCAACAGTTCCCCTTGGTTCAGTGAAAACATAAGTAGCAGAATCTGCAAAATCTTTGGAAATTCCAAAATCTCCGATCTGAAGGTGGAAAAATTGATAGAACTAAATTTATACCTTTCAAAATTATAACTTTATGACTTTTTTTGTAATTAGTTTTGTGGGTATAAAGCCAATAAcattttaatctcataaataTCATACCTTTGGGTTAAAATTATCATCAAGAAGAATATTATCACTCTTAATATCTCGATGGATAATTCTGGGTTTACCTAAAACATACAAAATTAAAGAGTATAAAATTCAAGATACAAATaacatataaatgaaaaataaataaataaataaatactcacagTCTTCATGCGAATATGCCAATCCTTTTGCGGTACCCAAAGCAATTTTCATTCTGCTTGACCAATCGATTGCAGGGCTTTCCATTCCATGCAATGTTTTTCCCCCTTCTGTAAAGAAACAAAACAACTTAATCATTTACTATAGTCAAAATACTATTCCCTCTAATTTTACAAAgtgaattaaaattagaaaagtaCTCACCACGCAGATGATATTTCaacgaattgttggaaacaaactCATAAACAAGCAATCTGTCAGCTTTATTACTGCAGTACCCTACCACCTCCACAATATGCCGGTGACGGATGCGGCTAATGGTTTTCACCTCCTCCTCAAATTGAAGTTGCGCATTTTCCTCCATTTCCGAATCAGAATGATGTATAAGCCTCTTAATTGCGACCACTTTACCATTTGGAAGCTTTCCCTTATAAACTTGACCATAACCACCCGCGCCAAGACGATTGTTGTTGGAGAAATTACCAGTTGCTTTCGCTAGTACTTCAAAAGCATAACTCGGAACACCTGGATCCAATGCAGTGACAGGCACAAAAGTTTAACTTGGAAGGGTCCAATTAAAATATGTGATTTGATAATCACTTGTTTAAGTACTAGTTGAATAAGTTGATTTATTATCATTTATAATGTAATTCTACAATGGTTGACTGATACAATTATTCAATAATTATTAAagcaaaaatatttaataaatatagtgacaaaataaatatttttttaataaaattgactTGCTAAAAATGGAATtgctattaatttaaaaatataataaatatttaatattttaaattattgaacTAAAAATATATTGATAGTCTAAAATTTAAAGATTTGTTCAATTTATCTcaaatctattttttttaaaataatcatgaaaagtaaatttaattaaaaatataaattaaataaaataaattgtatggttctaatttttaatataataaaagaaaaaaaaacattttcCTTATTTACGTTTTCTTCTCAGAATTTTGTTTTAGTAAAGAGGAAATTCCAATAATAACAACGAAATTAAGAGAAGAAaacattaaaattttagattgattaaaaaaatataaaagaattaTGCCAGATTTCTCTTTGATAATTTGgtccaataatttaaatttcaaagaaTGAAAATTGATAATTATAGATTTGTTGAAAgagaaaaatgataaaataaaaataatagaaaggaATAGGTTAAGAAAcaataactatttaaattttTTCCTTTTTACAAGTGGGAGTTaatataaagtttaaattaatagatcattttatttataaaataaaatatcagagACTTAATTATTTCATATTAGTTAAGATACTTTGATCATTTTgttataattaatgataaattagatGAAtggaacaatatatatatatatattataaaaaattagaaattaaattattttattttaaaaaaatataaattaaattattaattttatcaaatttcgagattatattataatttattgtaaaatattaactTTTATAAAATTACCATTATAAGcttaaaaaaattctaaaatttcaggGACCGAATGCCCCCCTTGGCCTTTATATAAACCCGTCCCAATTCAAATGGTTACTCAAATAGTGTCACGAAACACACAAATAAACattaatattctaaaattttatattcttttgTATTAATATACTTTTAAAATGATTTATTGCTTGTCATATAATTCATTAAATCAACAATATATTATATTCATCAACTCTATTTTCAAAAACAATTAATAtaaatcttttaaaaaaaatgattttataCTTTTAAGCCAATAGTTCGTCCACTGACCAAAAGATGTTTAAAAAATGTAACAAAGCAAACACTAAGATGCTTGGGCTAATCTAACAACATGAAATATTAAACAGCCTTCTATATCTATGCTATAATTttcttttacaaaaaaaaaaaaaatctaacttaatttgaatttaaaatattattctaAGATTATTAAGTCGCACTTCATTAATTTtatcttataatattgttaaattATCTCTGTATTGGTCTCATCAATGATAAACACGTAAATTCCACACATATGATAGATTATCGAAATTTCAAAAAGGTACCTTGTACTGTGTTGTCATCAGTTGCTTGTGTTGTAATATCTCTTTCCTCTACTTTTACTATTTGAACTGTGTTGTCATCAGTTGCTTGTGTTTGTCTTGTAATTTCTCGTTCTTCTGCTTTTACCGATTGAAAATAAAAGATAATCAAATCAATAACGTTTTTttgataaatataaattttatcaagTGTTCCATTTGATTCGATTTAGTAATTGTAAACTTACTTGATAGATTTAGGTTTGAATTTTTATTCCTCTAattttttgttaaaaaataattagtagGTAAAAAAAATAGATAAATCTAATAATAACGATAAGTCTATCCCATATATTGGATTGATTTTACAATATatgcggaaaaaaaaaaaaaagatataccTTCACTGCTGGGTTGGCGATTAGCTTTTTTCTTCTTCTCAAACAACCTGCAAAAGCAAGTGCCAGGCATGGCTGCCGCGAGGTTTCTTGCTTGTGTGATGTTACGCTACTTGCTtaggatgagagagagagagagagagagagagttgttAAATGAGGAGACAGGGAGACTACGTGTCATTGGAAGGTCGGAGAACTTCTATTTATATATTGGAATAGACATATTAGTTAATGCTAATTGATATAAAATTGTTTTTGTATgcttataaaattttgaatttaaattttaattaaaattaattgaatatatatataaaaaagaaaagaaaagaaaagaaaaaaaaagaaaagaaaaaaaaaagaaacttcagCGAGTTATCTCCACAGGTCCACATCCAGGCTGTCAATGAAAATGGCACGAAGATGTTTTAAACATTGGGGCCAATGAGCTCTTAGGTCTTGgtctatatatattttaaaatgtcGACTTTCGGTTATAAGCAGAATATTTAACTTTTTCTGTTATTTTTTGTGGCTTTAAATTCCTGGATATGTTTTCATGGGCCTGAATTGTGACCCGATCAGAAAGTTTCGCACTGCAACCCAATTGGGATAAAAGGTGAGATCTGTGGTGGTGGCAGAGGGCATGGGCCGATAGGTTCGGGCCTGAAGCCCACCACTGATCTCCTTGGAGTTGCAGGAGCAACGCCTCAGTGGTATGggccagtataaatattgtaatattctaccctttgtggtagagttgtgagatattcgggaaacacactggagttagggtttgagagttctaattgattgtatcttgctcttttcatcatagtggaactttttttttcttgtctgcttatggacgtagaccttacggttgaaccatgttaaattctatgttattcttcttctcttttcaatactgtgtgattgtgcaatttgtgtgtaatggcccggcccactagtgatattgtccgctctgggctgaagccctcacgattttaaaacgcttcaataggggttacgaatcaccaacttataaacccagcatctctccagtgttttgtcgatgtgggatttgcctagggtgttacaatccaccccccttatgggactcagcgtcctcgctgaggtttgccccaccatcgttcaaggttgcaagcggagcggctctgataccacaaatataatggcccggcccactagtgatattgtccgctctgggccgaagccctcacggttttaaaacgcatcactaagggttacgaaccaccaacttataaacccagcatctctcccgtgttttgtcgatgtgggatttgcctagggcgtTACATTGTGTGTatgccttagatttgcgtgcttgttataacaaactGGCATTAGAGCTTTGTgcgcaaaacctagggtttacagATGGCGTCATCTTCAACAaagtatgagatggagaagtttgatggtggatcgagtttcagtctgtggaagattaaaattaaatcttccttAATCCTACAAGGTCTATAGAAGGCAATCGAGGATAACTTTCCAGAAGGTATGAAAGAGGCAGAGAAGGCTGATCTaaaggagagagccttgagtgcaattttcatgagcgtaactgataatgtcccatgcgagattgctggtgaaagctcagcatttgcagcatggaagaaattagaggagttaTACTCTGCCAAATCACTGACCAACCGTCTGTATCTGAAGAAAAGACTTTACAATATGAGAATGAGCGAAGGTATGCCCATTAAAGAACATCtggatgaattcaattcaatcattatggatcTAAAGAATATTGATACTGAGATTGATAGTAAGGATCAAGCtcttattgtgttatgttctttgccaccctcttataaaacttttgttgatactctgttgtatgggaaagatagtatttcactagacgatgttagcaattctctaaaattgaaagagttgaaaaagaaatttctaGATAATAGTGAAAGATTTGAGGGGAAAGGTTTAGTGAGCAagggaagaacacattcaagggagggttcttttagcaggaagaaatctaaggctagatttaagtcaagaatgaaaaaggccaaCTGTTTTGAGTGCGGAAAGCAAGGTCACTAAAGGAGAGactgtcccaagttgaaaaataaaaaagaaaagtaaccagaaagttctgcgaatgtggttgatagttttattgattctgaCAGTGATGACAGTGCTGGAGAAACTTTATCTGTGAGTTTAGATCATGGACAAAATTCTTAAATTCTTGATACTAatgctacttataacatgtgtccacacagaaactagtttgtcacttacaaacaaATGAGTGGCAAGGTGTTTTTGGGCAATGATCATGCATTATCTGTTAAAGGAATTGAtaacatcagattgaggatgtttgatggcgttgtcaaaactatagagtgttggcatgttccaagactaaagaggaacctgatttctcttAGGACACTTAactctcatggattcagataccatgcagagaatggagttctcaaagtgtgcaagggctctatggtactcatgaagagcagtttggtTTCAGGATTATATTTTTTTCAGGGTAGTACAGTTTTAGGAGAAGCTGCAGTAGCATCCGGAAGCAATAATTAGAATCATACTCAATTGCgacatatgcatcttggtcatatgagtgaaagaggattatctgtGTTAAGCAAGTGGGATTTGTTGGACGGGCAGAAAACAGAATATATGGACTTTTATGAGCATTGTGTATTTGACAAACAGACTAGGGTGAAGTTTGATAAAAAGGCAGTGCACAAGACCAGAGGAAtggtggattatatccactcaaATCTATGGGGTCTTAACAGAATCCCTTCCAAGAGCAGTGCGaggtacttcatgactttgattgatgattactctcgaatATGGGCGTATTTTCtgaaaacaaaagatgaggcattttcaacctttgtaaagtggaagaggataattgagaagcagacagaaaagaaggttaagcgtcttagaactgataacgggttagaattttgcaatcgtgagttcgatgcattctgcagcaatgaaggtatagtgagacatctcacttgtacaaggacaccacaaTAGAATGGTATTGTAGAATGCATGAACAGAATGCTTTGTGACAAAGCAcaaagcatgctctcacattcaggattgggaaaggatttctggactgaagcaattaatacaacctatttcttggttaatagatctccatctacagctattgagtgcaaaacttCTTTTGAGATCTGGTTCAGTTCACCTGCtgattactctcagctgagagtatttggttgccctgcttatgctcatgtgagacATGGTAAGCTTGAGCAtagggcaagaaaatgcatatttctagggtatgcatctggagtgaaaggctacaggGTTGTGGTGTAATGATTCAAAGACTCTAGGATTAATTATCAGCAGGGATGTGACATTTTATGAGtctgcttcattggatagtcagagggagaagtcaatagcaTAATCAGATCAAGGTGTAAGAGAACAGGTagagcttgatattgatactttAGCAGTTCAGTGCAGTGATTtagaggatgaggtgcaagatcctgatcaacaagaggatgcacctgagcaacagcaacaggaacaggaaccatatagcattgcaactggtAAAGAAAGAAGACAAATTAAACCATCGCAGAGACatgcatatgcagatctagttgcATTTACCTTGTCAGTTACTTAAACAATTGATGTACATGAACCcagcaattatagagaagctatttcttgttcagatgcagatcagtgggtcggtgctatgagtgaagaaattgaatctcttcacaagaatcaaacttgggatcttgtaacattgcctaagggacaaaaagtgataggttgcaaatgggtgttcaagaaaaaggagggCACTCTAGGGGTTAaagcacctcgatataaggcacGGTTAGTAACAAAAGGCTTTACTCAAAGGGAGGTGATTGACTTTAATAAAGTGTTTTCTCTAGTTGTGAAGCACAGTTCTATTagagtcttacttgctatggttgctcttcatgatcgaaagttgagcaactagatgtgaatacagcatttttgcatggtgagttggaggagcaaatttatatgagtcagcctgAGGGATTTATCATTCCAGGTATAGAAAGCCAtgtttgcttgcttaagaaatctttatatggtctgaaacagtctcctaggcaatggtacaaaagatttgatacattcatggttcATAATGGCTTTAATCATAGTTCATATGATAAttgtgtgtatcataagaagcttttagatgattcctttgtttatttgctgttgtatgtggatgacatgcttattactgctaaaagcatgtcacaaattaatattctgaaaaagcagttgagtgatgagtttgagatgaaggatttgagtgctgcaaagaagatattgggaataAAAATTATcagggatagaagtgttgggaagcttttcttgtctcaacaggcctatgttgagaaagtgcttaagcgtttcaacatgaataatgctaagcctgtgactgttccatttgctgcccatttcaagttatctgcagaCATGTCACCAAAAACAGATGAGGAGATGAAACACATGTCTAGTGTTTCCTATTCGAGTACTGTTGGTAGCATCGtgtatgctatggtatgcacccgacctgacatttcacatgAAGTTAGTattgtgagtagatacatggcgtATCCTAggaaagagcattggcaggcagtgaaatggattttgaggtatttgaagggtaTTACAGATGTTGGTCTAACATTTGATAGGGCCAAGATGAGTGACTTAGTTATTGCTTATGTGGATT contains:
- the LOC110636415 gene encoding proline-rich receptor-like protein kinase PERK15, with protein sequence MPGTCFCRLFEKKKKANRQPSSEAEEREITRQTQATDDNTVQIVKVEERDITTQATDDNTVQGVPSYAFEVLAKATGNFSNNNRLGAGGYGQVYKGKLPNGKVVAIKRLIHHSDSEMEENAQLQFEEEVKTISRIRHRHIVEVVGYCSNKADRLLVYEFVSNNSLKYHLREGGKTLHGMESPAIDWSSRMKIALGTAKGLAYSHEDCKPRIIHRDIKSDNILLDDNFNPKIGDFGISKDFADSATYVFTEPRGTVA